Genomic DNA from Candidatus Kapaibacterium sp.:
CCGACACCAGCCTAAGTACAGAGCTCCGACCCCAGTGTGCGGTCGTTGGAGTCTACAACCATCCCCAAGCAGCCCTAATTGCTTACTACTGCCTGCATGCGTTGCAGCACCGAGGGCAGGAGGCTACAGGGATTGTCTCTGCCTACTGGGACCAGAAGCATCGCCGACGTTTCGTCAGCTACAAGGGTGAAGGACTCGTGCTCGATGTCTTCACGCCAGACGTTCTGCAGAACGTCCTCAAGGGTGACGCAGCGATAGGACACAATCGGTACTCCACAACCGGTAGCCCTTCGCCAGCCAACATCCAGCCCTTCCACATCACCTACCGGATGGGGAACCTCGCTCTGGCACACAACGGGAACCTGACGAACACTCGATCCTTGCGCCAACAGCTCCAGGAAGAAGGTGCAATCTTCCAGAGCACCACCGACAGCGAACTCTTCCTCCACCTCATAGCCCGCAGCCGCCAGGTAACACAGCTAGAGCAGATCCGAGAAGCACTTCGGATCGCGCGTGGCGCATACTCTTTGGTCATCCTTACTGACACCGCCCTCATCGCTGTCCGTGACCCTCATGGTTTTCGCCCCTTAGCGATTGGGCGTTTACCGGTCCGCGACGGACAACATGCATACGTTGTGGCTTCGGAGACGTGTGCCTTCGACCTCGTAGGGGCTGAGTACGTCCGGGATGTGCGCCACAACGAGATTGTGGTCATAGACCAAGACACCGTGGTGACCGGGGAGATGAAGAGCTACCCCGTCGCAGAAGTTACCCCCGAGGCTCGACACTGCATCTTTGAGTTCATCTACTTCTCCCGCCCTGACAGCACCATCTTCGGCCATAGCGTAGATGCAGTCCGCCGAAGACTAGGGGAGAGCCTAGCAAAGGAAAGCCCAGTCCTTACAGACTCCCCTGATGATCCCG
This window encodes:
- the purF gene encoding amidophosphoribosyltransferase; translation: MHHARTDTSLSTELRPQCAVVGVYNHPQAALIAYYCLHALQHRGQEATGIVSAYWDQKHRRRFVSYKGEGLVLDVFTPDVLQNVLKGDAAIGHNRYSTTGSPSPANIQPFHITYRMGNLALAHNGNLTNTRSLRQQLQEEGAIFQSTTDSELFLHLIARSRQVTQLEQIREALRIARGAYSLVILTDTALIAVRDPHGFRPLAIGRLPVRDGQHAYVVASETCAFDLVGAEYVRDVRHNEIVVIDQDTVVTGEMKSYPVAEVTPEARHCIFEFIYFSRPDSTIFGHSVDAVRRRLGESLAKESPVLTDSPDDPVVVIPVPDSGNTAAVGYARANAEQGIPTQFDVGLIRSHYVGRTFIAPEQNQRELKVRTKFNTVRSVLSGRKVVVVDDSIVRGTTSKALIQLIRQAGPREVHLRVTAPPIRYPCKYGMDFPSYEELIANYYETEEEIGQAIGADSLRYLSLDSLLLSVPHEPGIGYCTACFTGEYPVAVEPELNKRVTEE